In the genome of Tropicibacter oceani, one region contains:
- a CDS encoding L,D-transpeptidase, translating into MTRLLFFLLLMAGQVSAEALRITVDLSDQQMTVSTGVDVLHVWPVSTARAGKFTPVGSFTPYLMKRMHYSTLYDYAPMPWTIFFTGNFAIHGTTHVDQLGTPASAGCVRLAPENAQALYEQVKSVGMSETRVVIKP; encoded by the coding sequence ATGACCCGCCTGCTGTTCTTTTTGCTGCTGATGGCCGGGCAGGTCAGCGCCGAAGCCCTGCGCATCACCGTTGACCTGTCCGACCAGCAGATGACGGTATCAACGGGCGTGGATGTCCTGCATGTCTGGCCTGTGTCGACCGCGCGCGCGGGCAAGTTCACTCCGGTCGGCAGTTTTACCCCCTACCTGATGAAGCGCATGCATTATTCGACGCTGTACGATTATGCGCCGATGCCCTGGACGATCTTTTTTACCGGCAATTTCGCCATTCATGGCACAACGCATGTCGACCAGTTGGGTACGCCCGCCTCGGCTGGCTGTGTGCGGCTTGCCCCTGAAAATGCGCAGGCTCTGTACGAACAGGTCAAATCCGTCGGGATGAGCGAGACGCGCGTCGTGATCAAACCCTAG
- the parE gene encoding DNA topoisomerase IV subunit B, whose protein sequence is MADDLLHVTETKAYDASSIEVLEGLEPVRKRPGMYIGGTDERALHHLVAEVLDNSMDEAVAGHANRIEITLFADYAVEIKDNGRGIPIDPHPKFPGKSALEVILCTLHAGGKFSGDAYETSGGLHGVGASVVNALSDFMVVQVAKNKELYEQRFSRGIPLGPVAKVGAAPNRRGTTVTFHADEEIFGHHRFKPARLFKMVRSKAYLFSGVEIRWKSEIDDKETPCEATFHFPGGLADYLTETLGKSSTYAEKPFAGVVDFKEKFSVPGKVEWAINWTPSRDGFIQSYCNTVPTPEGGTHEAGFWSAILKGIRAYGELVNNKKAAQITRDDLITGGCALVSCFIREPEFVGQTKDRLATTEAQRLVENSVRDHFDNWLASDTKSAGAILDFLVLRAEERLRRRQEKETARKSATKKLRLPGKLTDCTAKSREGTELFIVEGDSAGGSAKGARFRETQALLPLKGKILNVLGAASNKLSSNAEIRDLCEALGVGVGTKFNLDDLRYEKIIIMTDADVDGAHIAALLMTFFFTQMRPLIDNGHLYLACPPLYRLTQGARRIYVADDAAKDAAMAKGLGGKGKIDVQRFKGLGEMDAKDLKETTMDPATRTLIRVTIDEDEPGETGDLVERLMGKKPELRFQYIQENARFVEELDV, encoded by the coding sequence ATGGCCGACGACCTCCTGCATGTCACAGAAACCAAAGCTTATGATGCCTCCTCGATCGAGGTTCTCGAAGGTCTCGAACCGGTGCGCAAACGCCCCGGCATGTATATCGGTGGCACCGACGAACGCGCCCTGCACCATCTGGTGGCCGAGGTTCTCGACAACTCGATGGACGAGGCCGTCGCCGGCCACGCCAACCGCATCGAGATCACGCTATTTGCCGATTATGCCGTTGAAATCAAAGACAACGGGCGCGGCATCCCGATTGATCCGCACCCCAAGTTTCCCGGCAAATCCGCGCTCGAAGTCATCCTGTGCACCCTGCACGCGGGCGGCAAGTTCAGCGGCGATGCCTATGAAACCTCGGGCGGTCTGCACGGGGTCGGCGCCTCGGTCGTGAACGCGCTCAGCGACTTCATGGTCGTGCAGGTCGCCAAGAACAAGGAACTCTACGAACAGCGATTCTCTCGCGGCATCCCCCTTGGCCCCGTCGCCAAGGTCGGCGCCGCCCCGAATCGCCGCGGCACCACAGTCACCTTCCACGCCGACGAAGAAATCTTTGGACATCATAGGTTTAAGCCCGCCCGCCTGTTCAAGATGGTGCGTTCAAAGGCCTATCTTTTCTCGGGCGTCGAGATTCGCTGGAAGTCCGAGATCGACGACAAGGAAACCCCCTGCGAGGCCACCTTTCACTTTCCCGGCGGACTGGCGGACTACCTGACAGAAACCCTAGGTAAATCAAGCACCTACGCCGAAAAACCCTTTGCCGGTGTGGTCGATTTCAAGGAAAAGTTCAGCGTCCCCGGCAAGGTCGAGTGGGCCATCAACTGGACCCCCTCGCGCGACGGTTTCATCCAGTCCTACTGTAATACCGTCCCGACGCCCGAGGGCGGCACCCACGAGGCCGGTTTCTGGTCCGCGATTCTCAAGGGCATCCGCGCCTATGGCGAGCTGGTCAACAACAAGAAAGCCGCGCAAATCACCCGCGACGACCTGATCACCGGCGGCTGCGCGCTGGTGTCCTGTTTCATCCGCGAACCGGAATTCGTCGGCCAGACCAAGGACCGCCTGGCCACGACCGAAGCGCAGCGTCTGGTCGAAAACTCGGTCCGCGACCATTTCGACAACTGGCTGGCCTCGGACACCAAATCCGCTGGCGCGATCCTTGATTTCCTTGTGCTGCGGGCCGAAGAACGCCTGCGCCGCCGCCAGGAAAAGGAAACCGCCCGCAAGTCCGCCACCAAGAAACTGCGCCTGCCCGGCAAGCTGACCGATTGTACCGCCAAATCCCGCGAAGGCACCGAGTTGTTCATCGTCGAGGGCGACTCGGCCGGTGGATCGGCCAAGGGCGCGCGCTTCCGCGAGACGCAGGCGCTGCTGCCGCTCAAGGGCAAGATCCTGAACGTGCTGGGCGCGGCCTCGAACAAACTGTCGTCCAACGCCGAAATCCGTGACCTTTGCGAAGCCCTGGGCGTCGGCGTCGGCACCAAGTTCAATCTGGACGACCTGCGTTACGAAAAGATCATCATCATGACCGACGCGGACGTCGACGGCGCCCACATCGCGGCGCTGCTGATGACCTTTTTCTTTACCCAGATGCGGCCGCTGATCGACAATGGCCACCTGTACCTGGCCTGCCCGCCGCTGTACCGGCTGACGCAGGGCGCGCGTCGGATCTATGTCGCCGACGACGCCGCAAAAGACGCAGCTATGGCCAAGGGTCTGGGCGGCAAGGGGAAAATAGACGTGCAACGGTTCAAGGGTCTGGGTGAAATGGATGCCAAGGACCTGAAGGAAACCACCATGGACCCGGCGACCCGCACCCTGATCCGCGTGACGATCGACGAGGACGAGCCCGGCGAAACCGGCGATCTGGTCGAACGTCTGATGGGTAAAAAGCCCGAGCTGCGCTTTCAATACATTCAGGAAAACGCGCGGTTTGTCGAAGAACTGGACGTCTAG
- a CDS encoding bromoperoxidase, which translates to MTRHTPLTHGFLRVVQGTGPAQPMRPEPLDLPAAPRLSVSELAAEMAELFALALMSECHLDDLDNPHCTVRINGATRFNLHELLCEMRSLPWCDAAAPLPDLAGAASPPAAERRAIRWNGQAQMTLKTLLRSGVRRPDGAGMRLSGLFATDHPVGPAKGPLPAPAASAQLSEWSQWCAAHSGAGLALPGRGAAGAQITTLAQLARHVFDAPPARAFHCATLASLAHGTPFDEGLAPVPGTPGRWTGGRLFALMAQAEEQARWAALRRLAQADRLTRPGVTAARMTVYLAREERQEHMPDARYRHAADMLARHSANLLGWVSHANAAARGPQRFDQSLFLPLGSCSGSVYPSDAAAHVVVAGALATLMKAVFDTSRPRHLRLAGKSAAPMDLADELDLLVANTAMARVVSGGFYPSENHQDMRLGQAIALQVLRQALSEDNRSATLSFRDFDGRALRIVAHPRQFGRGLVELRDAAGSLPWPQMAAPPAAHLTAVM; encoded by the coding sequence ATGACCCGACACACCCCGCTTACCCATGGCTTCCTGCGCGTCGTCCAAGGCACTGGCCCGGCGCAGCCGATGCGCCCCGAACCGCTTGACCTGCCCGCGGCCCCGCGTTTGTCGGTTTCGGAACTGGCGGCGGAAATGGCCGAACTGTTTGCCCTGGCGCTGATGTCCGAATGCCACCTGGACGATCTGGACAATCCCCATTGCACGGTGCGCATCAATGGCGCGACCCGGTTCAACCTGCACGAGCTGTTGTGCGAAATGCGCAGCCTGCCTTGGTGTGATGCTGCGGCGCCCTTGCCGGATCTGGCGGGGGCGGCGTCGCCCCCGGCCGCCGAGCGCCGGGCGATCCGGTGGAACGGTCAGGCGCAGATGACCTTGAAAACCCTGTTGCGATCCGGAGTCCGGCGCCCTGACGGTGCCGGGATGCGGCTGTCGGGGCTGTTTGCCACCGATCACCCGGTCGGTCCGGCCAAGGGGCCGCTGCCCGCGCCCGCCGCGTCGGCGCAACTGTCCGAGTGGTCGCAATGGTGCGCGGCGCACAGCGGCGCGGGGTTGGCATTGCCGGGGCGCGGCGCGGCCGGAGCGCAGATCACCACACTGGCGCAGCTGGCCCGGCACGTCTTTGATGCGCCCCCGGCGCGGGCCTTTCATTGCGCCACGCTGGCCAGCCTTGCGCATGGCACACCCTTTGACGAAGGGCTGGCGCCCGTGCCCGGTACGCCCGGACGCTGGACGGGTGGCCGCCTTTTCGCGCTGATGGCCCAGGCCGAAGAGCAGGCGCGCTGGGCGGCCCTGCGCCGTCTGGCCCAGGCCGACAGGCTGACCCGCCCCGGCGTGACCGCGGCGCGGATGACCGTCTACCTGGCCCGCGAAGAGCGGCAAGAGCACATGCCCGATGCGCGCTATCGCCATGCGGCCGACATGCTGGCCCGCCACAGCGCGAACCTGCTGGGCTGGGTCAGCCACGCCAACGCCGCCGCCCGCGGCCCGCAGCGGTTCGACCAAAGCCTGTTCCTGCCGCTCGGCAGCTGTTCGGGCTCGGTCTACCCGTCTGATGCCGCCGCGCATGTGGTGGTTGCCGGGGCGCTGGCCACCTTGATGAAGGCGGTGTTCGACACTTCGCGGCCCCGTCACCTGCGGCTGGCGGGCAAATCGGCGGCGCCCATGGACCTTGCCGACGAACTGGACCTGCTGGTCGCCAATACGGCCATGGCGCGGGTGGTGTCCGGCGGGTTCTACCCCTCCGAAAACCACCAGGACATGCGGCTGGGACAGGCCATCGCGCTTCAGGTCTTGCGCCAGGCGCTGTCCGAGGACAACCGCAGCGCAACGCTGAGTTTCCGCGACTTTGACGGCAGGGCGCTGCGCATCGTTGCGCATCCGCGCCAGTTCGGGCGCGGGCTGGTCGAATTGCGCGATGCGGCCGGCAGCCTGCCCTGGCCGCAAATGGCGGCGCCCCCGGCGGCCCACCTGACGGCGGTGATGTAG
- a CDS encoding phosphatase PAP2 family protein — protein sequence MPRLGYDGYDGYDGYDGYDGYDGYDGYDGYDGYDGRGGRAPSGALGAARDGTVGFWDGTADRTPKSTGRDSWAAYQTLGGTPKAKVLDQAIGSMFDVALDNAAQANTIGTVRCQGQPIVTLHKPADDFLAQHQLPYLRTAADLRPDRLGEIKVQMSNLKSFFGLVGHMSPAATKWTLMLHYAVLRLMQGIEHPLKFGFDVARPIAMSYKVQPIIQTPGHGAWPSGHATEAFALATLLTRLFYNRAFDPASEIASGNELYRHAARIAMNRTIAGVHFPTDSMAGAVLGVTVAEALVRKLEGETQTTARLYHGDTYKGDFNLSLLSSALDDASVIETSSAPLSGDAVPTWLARMWATAKDEW from the coding sequence ATGCCGCGGTTGGGCTATGACGGATATGATGGGTATGATGGTTACGACGGGTATGACGGTTACGATGGCTATGATGGGTATGACGGCTATGACGGCTATGATGGCCGCGGCGGCAGGGCGCCCAGCGGCGCGCTAGGCGCGGCCCGCGACGGCACGGTCGGGTTCTGGGACGGCACCGCGGACCGCACCCCCAAAAGCACCGGACGCGACAGTTGGGCAGCCTATCAGACGCTGGGCGGCACGCCCAAGGCAAAGGTCCTGGACCAGGCCATCGGGTCCATGTTCGACGTCGCGCTGGACAATGCGGCGCAGGCCAACACCATTGGCACGGTCCGCTGCCAGGGCCAGCCCATCGTCACCCTGCACAAGCCGGCCGATGATTTCCTGGCCCAGCACCAGCTGCCCTATCTGCGCACGGCGGCCGATCTGCGCCCCGACAGGCTGGGCGAGATCAAGGTGCAGATGAGCAACCTCAAATCCTTTTTCGGGCTGGTGGGGCACATGTCCCCGGCGGCGACCAAGTGGACCTTGATGCTGCACTACGCGGTTTTGCGGCTGATGCAGGGGATCGAACATCCGCTCAAGTTCGGGTTTGACGTCGCCCGGCCCATCGCCATGTCTTACAAGGTCCAGCCGATCATCCAGACGCCGGGGCATGGCGCCTGGCCTTCGGGACACGCGACCGAAGCCTTTGCACTGGCGACCCTGCTGACCCGGCTGTTCTACAACCGCGCCTTTGACCCGGCGTCCGAGATCGCCTCGGGGAACGAGTTGTACCGCCATGCCGCCCGGATCGCGATGAACCGGACCATCGCCGGTGTGCATTTCCCCACCGACAGCATGGCCGGCGCCGTGCTGGGCGTCACCGTAGCCGAGGCCCTGGTGCGCAAGCTGGAGGGCGAGACGCAGACAACCGCGCGGCTGTACCACGGCGATACCTATAAGGGTGATTTTAACCTTTCCCTGCTTTCTTCTGCCCTCGACGATGCCTCGGTGATCGAGACGTCGTCGGCCCCGCTGTCGGGTGACGCGGTGCCGACCTGGCTGGCCCGGATGTGGGCCACCGCCAAGGACGAGTGGTAA
- a CDS encoding tetratricopeptide repeat protein — translation MDNRPLTLRISLLGPLRMVGAKGDVLTPKGAKNQALLALLALSPGMSRPRRWIEDKLWSTFGPEQASANLRQALSKLRSALGDHADALRADRTTVSLDRKQIWVDSLDDVLPLDDRVELLQGIDVRDPEFEEWLRMERAALSTRIARAKPTPATGILIHCNALAEDPGRERMMGEILANQIGENISEQIRAWRQDRDLPDGLSNLPPSDVTISTQLVPDDTGHSVFIKAVHQSSGRILYSKLQHVDRLNDILETEVSVGKTVFEAADQIIGKLPQVLEGTRPETRATALSRLGLYRMFSFERSALREAYGLMKQAYDHDNNGVYLAWTALIRTIQIVELAEDDAAGLREEAVELHYKALESGTDNALVQALAAKIKGTALRDGAGFFELAKRAVERNPANAIAWNSLAEAHLFAGQFDQALAASKRASHIASTSPFKHWWDTGRCLIAIACNKPDEAIEAGEAATRSAPLSRPAHRQLLALYALQGDLDKARAVADKLTKIEPGFSLDRLVNDASYPVTTLRKNGMLEPIRALL, via the coding sequence ATGGACAACAGGCCCCTGACGCTTCGCATCTCACTGCTTGGCCCGCTTCGGATGGTTGGGGCCAAGGGTGACGTGCTGACCCCCAAGGGCGCCAAGAACCAGGCCCTGCTGGCGCTGCTGGCGCTCAGCCCCGGCATGTCCCGCCCCCGGCGCTGGATCGAGGACAAGCTGTGGTCGACCTTTGGCCCCGAACAGGCCAGCGCCAACCTGCGCCAGGCGCTCAGCAAACTGCGCAGCGCCCTGGGCGATCATGCCGATGCCTTGCGGGCCGACCGCACCACCGTGTCGCTGGATCGCAAACAGATCTGGGTCGACAGCCTTGACGATGTGCTGCCCCTGGACGACCGGGTCGAGCTGCTGCAGGGCATCGACGTGCGCGACCCCGAGTTCGAGGAATGGCTGCGGATGGAGCGCGCCGCGCTCAGCACCCGCATTGCCCGCGCCAAACCGACCCCCGCCACCGGCATCCTGATCCATTGCAACGCCTTGGCCGAAGACCCCGGGCGCGAAAGGATGATGGGGGAAATCCTGGCCAACCAGATCGGCGAAAACATCTCGGAACAGATCCGCGCCTGGCGCCAGGACCGCGACCTGCCCGACGGTTTGTCGAACCTGCCGCCCAGCGACGTGACGATTTCAACCCAGCTGGTGCCCGACGACACCGGTCATTCGGTGTTCATCAAGGCCGTGCATCAAAGCAGCGGGCGCATCCTGTATTCCAAGCTGCAGCATGTGGACCGGTTGAACGACATTCTGGAAACCGAGGTTTCGGTCGGCAAGACCGTCTTCGAAGCCGCTGACCAGATCATCGGAAAACTGCCGCAGGTGCTGGAAGGCACGCGCCCCGAAACCCGCGCGACCGCCCTGTCGCGGCTGGGGCTATACCGGATGTTCAGTTTTGAACGCAGCGCCCTGCGCGAGGCTTACGGCCTGATGAAACAGGCCTATGACCACGACAACAATGGCGTCTACCTGGCCTGGACGGCGCTGATCCGCACCATCCAGATCGTCGAGCTGGCCGAGGACGACGCCGCCGGGCTGCGCGAAGAGGCGGTCGAACTGCACTACAAGGCGCTGGAAAGCGGCACCGACAATGCCCTGGTCCAGGCCCTGGCCGCCAAGATCAAGGGCACCGCCCTGCGCGACGGCGCCGGCTTTTTCGAACTGGCCAAGCGCGCGGTGGAACGCAACCCCGCCAATGCCATTGCCTGGAATTCGCTGGCCGAGGCGCATCTGTTCGCCGGGCAATTCGATCAGGCGCTGGCCGCGTCGAAACGGGCCAGCCACATCGCCTCGACCTCGCCTTTCAAGCATTGGTGGGACACCGGGCGCTGCCTGATCGCCATTGCCTGCAACAAGCCCGACGAAGCCATCGAGGCAGGCGAGGCGGCGACCCGTTCGGCGCCCTTGTCGCGCCCGGCGCATCGCCAGCTTTTGGCGCTGTATGCCCTGCAGGGCGATCTGGACAAGGCGCGGGCCGTGGCCGACAAGCTGACCAAGATCGAACCGGGCTTTTCGCTGGATCGTCTTGTGAACGACGCCAGCTATCCGGTCACGACCCTGCGCAAGAACGGCATGCTGGAACCGATCCGCGCCCTGCTTTAG
- a CDS encoding CsbD family protein, protein MNMDQVKGKWTQLVGKAREEWGELTDDEVMEARGERDQLVGKIQEKYGKTREEAEREFDLWVAKL, encoded by the coding sequence ATGAATATGGACCAAGTCAAAGGCAAATGGACCCAACTGGTTGGCAAGGCCCGCGAAGAATGGGGCGAGCTGACCGACGACGAAGTCATGGAGGCCCGCGGCGAACGCGATCAGCTGGTCGGCAAGATCCAGGAAAAATACGGCAAGACCCGCGAAGAGGCAGAGCGCGAATTCGACCTGTGGGTCGCCAAACTTTGA
- a CDS encoding S8/S53 family peptidase, producing MGLKWTDARDARFRDAYLDWSDLLTRRRAALPPAQPDSGQEYEPIFVRLVGPGARTGLIAALADGSGRLLMDGHEYAELTARAAPTDALAGLPDEYALYRRLGTSDAEFAALFEVLDTGVPVVISDAASPAAPVAPAPANPQKGAPIIAVVDDGIGFLNARFRRQAADGTQTSRFHALWLQSLEQRGPGGGVLLGETLSQTQITALLAQPECAAYAALNDRLFKGEARQITGFSTTHGTHILDLAAGADPAGDDAVRDWPLLAVQLPPQAIEDTSGTRFESYMVQAVRWILRRAGEIDKTAPVIVNLSLGVLAGPKDGSRFVEYQIAREAAEWERVTGQPVRIVWSFGNDHQGHLVARFKYKAADNRKRTDRDITWRVQPCDQTPSYLELRLPRRDMGDLQVALTAPDGTTSGFGPLAPGQLRSLEQDGQAIARLYHVPARDFGTGVVSPAHVVLALAPTEARKQAEPEAPSGAWRVTLRHEGPEALEPVLQIQRDDALRGYRAQARQSYFDDADAHDWNPEAMDYGAYAPGCPITHEGTHSAMATAPARQVFCVAAAAHRGGPQGDQPARYSAQGAPWSVPGPTAAVSAQDGVFHRGLLASGTLSGSARAIGGTSAAAARLTRALGHSAKRIVKNAGKGRPSADLDPARIDLLAVEDGKAARLGDYLVQLRDLPPRMDAPQDKDTAPLVG from the coding sequence ATGGGATTGAAATGGACCGACGCGCGCGATGCGCGCTTTCGCGATGCCTATCTGGACTGGTCGGACCTGCTGACGCGTCGGCGCGCGGCCTTGCCGCCTGCGCAACCCGACTCCGGCCAGGAGTACGAGCCGATCTTTGTGCGCCTTGTCGGACCGGGCGCGCGCACGGGGCTGATCGCAGCGCTGGCGGATGGTTCGGGGCGGCTTTTGATGGATGGCCATGAATATGCCGAGCTGACGGCGCGGGCGGCCCCCACGGATGCCTTGGCCGGACTGCCGGACGAATATGCGCTCTACCGCCGCCTTGGCACGTCGGATGCCGAATTCGCCGCCTTGTTCGAGGTTCTCGATACCGGCGTTCCCGTGGTGATTTCCGATGCGGCCAGCCCTGCCGCGCCCGTCGCCCCGGCCCCGGCCAACCCGCAAAAGGGTGCTCCGATCATCGCGGTCGTCGACGACGGCATCGGCTTTCTCAACGCCCGGTTCCGCAGGCAAGCGGCCGATGGCACGCAGACCAGCCGCTTTCACGCGCTCTGGCTCCAGTCGCTGGAACAGCGCGGGCCCGGTGGCGGTGTCCTGCTGGGCGAAACCCTGTCGCAGACCCAGATCACCGCCCTGCTGGCGCAGCCCGAATGTGCCGCCTATGCCGCGCTGAACGATCGCCTGTTCAAAGGCGAGGCCCGTCAGATCACCGGGTTTTCCACGACCCACGGCACCCATATCCTTGATCTGGCGGCAGGGGCTGATCCGGCGGGCGACGACGCGGTTCGCGACTGGCCGCTGCTGGCGGTGCAATTGCCGCCACAGGCGATCGAGGACACCTCGGGCACCCGCTTCGAAAGCTACATGGTGCAGGCGGTGCGCTGGATCCTGCGCCGCGCCGGCGAGATCGACAAGACCGCGCCGGTGATCGTCAACCTGTCGCTGGGCGTGCTGGCCGGCCCCAAGGACGGCAGCCGCTTTGTCGAATACCAGATCGCCCGCGAGGCGGCGGAATGGGAACGGGTCACTGGCCAGCCGGTGCGCATCGTCTGGTCCTTTGGCAATGACCACCAGGGGCACCTGGTTGCCCGGTTTAAGTACAAGGCGGCAGACAATCGCAAGCGCACCGACCGCGACATCACCTGGCGCGTGCAACCCTGCGACCAGACCCCAAGCTACCTGGAACTGCGCCTGCCGCGCAGGGATATGGGCGATCTTCAGGTCGCCCTGACCGCGCCCGATGGCACGACGTCCGGGTTTGGCCCACTTGCCCCCGGCCAGCTACGCAGTCTTGAACAGGACGGCCAGGCCATCGCCCGCCTGTACCACGTGCCCGCGCGGGACTTCGGCACCGGAGTGGTGAGCCCGGCCCATGTGGTCCTGGCCCTTGCCCCCACAGAAGCGCGCAAGCAGGCCGAGCCCGAGGCCCCTTCTGGCGCATGGCGCGTCACGCTGCGCCACGAGGGCCCCGAGGCGCTGGAGCCGGTCCTGCAAATCCAGCGCGACGATGCCCTGCGCGGCTATCGCGCCCAGGCACGGCAAAGCTATTTCGACGACGCCGACGCGCATGACTGGAACCCCGAGGCGATGGACTACGGGGCCTATGCCCCCGGTTGCCCGATCACCCATGAAGGCACGCACAGCGCCATGGCGACAGCCCCGGCCCGGCAGGTGTTTTGCGTCGCCGCAGCAGCGCATCGCGGCGGCCCGCAAGGCGATCAACCCGCCCGCTACAGCGCCCAAGGCGCGCCCTGGTCGGTTCCCGGCCCCACGGCCGCGGTCAGCGCGCAGGACGGGGTGTTTCATCGCGGCCTGCTGGCCAGCGGTACGCTCAGCGGCTCGGCCCGCGCCATTGGGGGGACCAGCGCCGCTGCCGCGCGGTTGACCCGGGCCCTGGGCCATTCGGCGAAACGGATCGTCAAGAACGCCGGCAAAGGCAGGCCAAGCGCCGATCTTGATCCGGCAAGGATCGACCTGCTGGCCGTCGAGGACGGCAAGGCCGCCCGCCTTGGGGATTACCTGGTGCAGCTGCGCGACCTGCCGCCCCGGATGGATGCGCCGCAGGACAAGGACACCGCCCCGCTGGTGGGATGA
- a CDS encoding c-type cytochrome, whose product MNRILFLALLAAAPAAAQDADIGRAQYHTHCATCHGLEGRGDGPMAGVLLVKPVNLTELSVQNGGTFPLERVVMRIDGREPLVSHGSPMPVYGDFFEGAFDVPVKAPSGQPVLTSQPVVDLVAYLREIQRLE is encoded by the coding sequence ATGAACAGAATTCTTTTCCTGGCCTTGTTGGCCGCAGCCCCTGCCGCTGCGCAGGACGCCGATATCGGGCGGGCGCAGTATCATACCCATTGCGCCACCTGCCATGGGCTGGAAGGGCGAGGCGACGGGCCGATGGCGGGCGTGCTGTTGGTCAAACCGGTCAATCTGACCGAGCTGAGCGTCCAGAACGGCGGCACCTTTCCGCTGGAGCGGGTGGTCATGCGCATCGACGGGCGCGAGCCCCTGGTCAGCCACGGATCGCCCATGCCGGTTTATGGCGACTTTTTCGAAGGGGCCTTTGACGTGCCGGTCAAGGCGCCGTCGGGCCAGCCTGTGCTGACATCTCAGCCGGTGGTTGATCTGGTCGCCTACCTGCGGGAAATCCAGCGGCTCGAATGA
- a CDS encoding lytic murein transglycosylase: protein MTISRRAFSIGIAAISLSGCVGTGGGRAPAVARPDPATDPDLRPQPNASYDAWVAAFRDRAMAQGISAATFDAGFRGQGYLPGVIERDRNQTEFKRSLEDYLAIVAPEEKLRFGKPLYARQIGTLRQIEDRYGVPPHILGAVWGLESYFGTKRGTIPVISATSTLAWEGRRGRFFESNLMDALRIIQTGDARPAQLVGSWAGAMGHTQLIPNAYQANAVDFNGDGKRDIWTEDPTDALASTARFLSRAGWRRGQTWGLEVTVPNGYSGPTGRGNTRSVATWRDLGLRPAKGGSLPDHGSAALLAPMGLGRPSFLVYHNFNMILRYNPSENYGLGIGYLADRLNGGGPLSAGFGPDQYGLTLDDRKALQRGLTQRGFDAGTPDGVLGKKTEAAIRAYQQEQGLPVTGTPSRDLLRRLT, encoded by the coding sequence ATGACCATCAGCAGGCGGGCTTTCTCGATCGGGATCGCGGCGATTTCTCTTTCGGGGTGCGTCGGGACAGGTGGCGGGCGGGCGCCCGCCGTGGCACGCCCCGATCCGGCAACCGACCCGGATCTGCGGCCGCAACCCAACGCCTCCTACGATGCTTGGGTCGCGGCGTTCCGCGATCGCGCCATGGCGCAGGGCATCAGCGCCGCCACCTTTGACGCGGGCTTTCGCGGGCAGGGCTATCTGCCCGGGGTGATCGAACGCGACCGCAACCAGACCGAATTCAAACGCTCGCTCGAGGATTACCTGGCCATCGTCGCCCCCGAGGAAAAGCTGCGCTTTGGCAAACCGCTTTATGCCCGGCAGATCGGCACCCTGCGCCAGATCGAGGACCGCTATGGCGTGCCGCCGCATATCCTGGGCGCGGTCTGGGGGTTGGAAAGCTATTTCGGCACCAAGCGCGGCACCATCCCGGTGATCTCTGCCACCTCGACGCTGGCCTGGGAAGGGCGGCGCGGGCGGTTCTTTGAATCCAACCTGATGGACGCGCTGCGCATCATCCAGACTGGTGACGCGCGGCCCGCGCAGCTGGTCGGCAGCTGGGCCGGGGCCATGGGTCATACCCAGCTGATCCCCAACGCCTATCAGGCCAATGCGGTCGATTTCAACGGCGACGGCAAGCGCGACATCTGGACCGAAGACCCCACCGACGCGCTGGCCAGCACCGCGCGGTTCCTGTCGCGGGCCGGTTGGCGCCGGGGCCAGACCTGGGGCCTGGAAGTGACGGTGCCCAATGGCTATTCCGGTCCCACCGGGCGCGGCAACACGCGTAGCGTCGCCACCTGGCGCGATCTGGGGCTGCGTCCAGCCAAGGGCGGCTCGCTTCCCGATCACGGGTCTGCGGCGCTGCTGGCGCCGATGGGGCTGGGGCGGCCCAGCTTTCTGGTCTATCACAACTTCAACATGATCCTGCGCTATAACCCGTCGGAAAACTACGGGCTGGGCATCGGATACCTGGCGGATCGTCTGAACGGGGGCGGCCCGCTCAGCGCCGGGTTCGGGCCGGACCAGTACGGGCTGACGCTGGACGACCGCAAGGCGCTGCAAAGGGGGCTGACCCAGCGCGGTTTCGACGCCGGAACCCCGGATGGGGTGCTGGGCAAAAAGACCGAAGCCGCCATTCGCGCCTATCAGCAAGAGCAGGGGCTGCCCGTCACCGGCACACCGTCAAGGGATCTGTTGCGCCGCTTGACCTGA